From Aquificota bacterium, one genomic window encodes:
- the fliS gene encoding flagellar export chaperone FliS: MNAYLENMVLTANPVMQVILLYEKAITCLEEAIEIMEKGLQDSDSIKSKYESLGRATEILTVLKATLNMEQGGEIAKNLSEIYQALLNDLVRITVEGDDPETIRKMVKVLKELKESWEEVERKVYGKPQEATPAV, encoded by the coding sequence ATGAACGCATATCTTGAAAATATGGTGCTTACGGCAAACCCGGTTATGCAGGTTATCCTTCTTTATGAGAAGGCTATAACATGCCTTGAGGAGGCAATCGAGATAATGGAAAAAGGTCTACAAGACAGTGATAGTATAAAGTCAAAGTATGAATCCTTAGGTAGGGCTACAGAGATATTGACTGTTCTAAAGGCTACCCTCAACATGGAACAAGGTGGTGAAATAGCAAAAAATCTCAGCGAAATCTACCAAGCCCTCCTAAACGACCTTGTAAGGATAACAGTGGAAGGCGATGACCCAGAAACCATAAGGAAGATGGTAAAAGTGCTAAAGGAATTAAAAGAAAGCTGGGAAGAAGTAGAGAGGAAAGTCTATGGAAAACCTCAAGAAGCTACTCCTGCAGTGTGA
- a CDS encoding polyprenyl synthetase family protein, with protein MISVEDIRERILHYLDPEVREVFDIGYYLISSGGKGVRPLLTLMVCESLGGDTERAIPLAVGIEYVHIASLLHDDVVDGAQTRRGKKSANLVFGNQACVLAGDYMYAKALSLYSQYGNLQSIEVLSDAVMKMSQGQLLELRSLGKIIDENTYIKIIDYKTGALFGACMAVGALMAGREDYWEFYHMGMLAGRAFQLIDDALDYYGKEEKLGKPTGSDLAEGKCTYPLISVLDGLTEDQKNLFYNGEHERLRRLVIELGGVEKTKEKAEGELKKVLAFIKSFDESENLKDLILRLVYREY; from the coding sequence ATGATAAGCGTTGAAGATATAAGGGAAAGAATACTGCACTACCTTGACCCTGAAGTAAGGGAGGTTTTTGATATAGGCTATTATCTTATATCTTCTGGTGGGAAGGGGGTAAGGCCCCTTCTTACCCTTATGGTTTGTGAATCTCTTGGTGGTGATACGGAAAGGGCGATCCCTTTGGCGGTGGGTATAGAGTATGTGCATATAGCTTCCTTGCTTCATGATGATGTGGTGGATGGAGCGCAGACAAGGAGAGGGAAGAAAAGTGCCAACCTTGTTTTTGGAAATCAAGCCTGTGTGCTTGCAGGGGATTATATGTACGCCAAGGCCCTTTCCCTTTACTCTCAGTATGGCAATCTACAAAGCATAGAAGTTTTGAGCGATGCTGTTATGAAAATGTCTCAAGGACAGCTTTTGGAATTGAGAAGTCTTGGAAAGATCATTGATGAGAACACTTACATAAAGATTATAGACTACAAAACGGGCGCCTTATTTGGTGCCTGTATGGCTGTGGGTGCCTTGATGGCTGGTAGAGAGGATTACTGGGAATTTTATCATATGGGAATGCTGGCAGGAAGAGCCTTTCAGCTCATAGACGATGCCCTTGACTATTATGGGAAGGAAGAAAAGCTTGGAAAGCCCACAGGCTCAGACTTGGCAGAGGGTAAATGTACTTATCCTCTTATATCTGTGCTTGATGGCTTAACAGAAGACCAGAAAAACCTATTCTACAACGGCGAGCATGAAAGGCTAAGAAGGTTGGTCATTGAGCTTGGAGGTGTGGAAAAAACAAAAGAAAAGGCAGAGGGTGAATTAAAGAAAGTCTTAGCCTTTATCAAATCTTTTGATGAGTCTGAAAATCTTAAGGACCTTATCCTTAGGCTTGTTTATAGAGAGTATTAG
- the fliD gene encoding flagellar filament capping protein FliD, with amino-acid sequence MAGEIYFNNLTGKFDWGSIIDQIIRIKSLPLQRLSQEAQQIQAKQSATQKLLDAVNGLSQVFESLTVDDLFKGKRANSSDSSVLTATASENTPNVTLNVDVLKLAQKEALATINGVSDPNATISWDYFRIAYNTGSGYERFEINPGSGTLQDLVNAINNVAGSRIVASIFYDGTSYKLMLSEKDEKASNVETTSTNTVISFEDALYVNGQAWNLDVNNPLQSAQNAQIRIGNTTITSTSNTFENLITGLNVEVKKVGSATISVSDDYSKVVDFFNNFVKNYNSVISQVNQLTGKGALFQGDYSIVGIKTELSRMLDELFANDLVNVKEDGSLEANSSNISSLASADPQKLKDIISRLKDTIGPYAIGTSTTLQNFTNDFQSRLDQINARAQKLGEQLAKEEQRLRIEYAKVETFINRSQEIMARLQSFIVSLSEMQGGKQ; translated from the coding sequence GTGGCTGGAGAAATATACTTTAACAACCTAACTGGCAAGTTCGACTGGGGCTCTATAATAGACCAAATAATAAGGATAAAGTCCCTTCCTCTGCAAAGGCTATCCCAAGAAGCTCAGCAGATTCAAGCAAAGCAATCCGCCACGCAGAAGCTCCTTGATGCTGTAAATGGCCTATCCCAAGTTTTTGAAAGCCTCACAGTGGATGACCTCTTTAAGGGCAAAAGGGCAAATTCATCGGATAGTTCTGTGCTTACAGCCACAGCCTCAGAAAACACACCAAATGTAACATTAAACGTGGATGTTCTAAAGCTGGCTCAAAAGGAAGCTTTGGCTACCATAAACGGAGTAAGCGATCCCAACGCCACCATAAGCTGGGATTACTTTAGAATAGCTTACAACACTGGGTCAGGTTATGAGCGCTTTGAGATAAACCCAGGCAGTGGAACACTCCAGGACCTTGTAAACGCTATAAACAACGTGGCAGGAAGTAGGATAGTAGCGAGCATATTCTACGATGGAACTTCTTATAAGCTTATGCTTTCGGAAAAGGATGAAAAGGCTTCTAATGTGGAAACCACTTCCACAAACACAGTAATATCTTTTGAAGATGCGCTGTATGTAAATGGACAAGCTTGGAACTTGGATGTAAACAATCCACTTCAAAGTGCGCAGAACGCCCAAATAAGGATAGGAAATACTACCATTACCAGCACATCTAATACCTTTGAGAACCTCATAACTGGGCTAAACGTGGAGGTAAAAAAGGTAGGTAGCGCCACCATAAGCGTAAGCGATGACTATTCAAAGGTGGTGGACTTCTTTAATAACTTTGTGAAAAACTACAATTCGGTAATATCTCAAGTAAACCAACTTACAGGAAAGGGTGCCCTCTTTCAAGGGGATTATTCTATAGTGGGTATAAAAACGGAGCTTTCAAGGATGCTGGATGAACTTTTTGCCAACGACCTTGTAAATGTGAAGGAGGATGGTAGCCTTGAGGCAAACAGCTCCAATATAAGCTCATTGGCAAGCGCAGACCCACAGAAGCTAAAAGACATAATATCCAGGCTAAAGGATACCATAGGGCCATACGCTATTGGAACCTCTACAACGCTTCAGAATTTTACTAACGATTTTCAAAGTAGGCTTGATCAGATAAACGCAAGAGCTCAAAAACTGGGAGAGCAGTTAGCTAAAGAAGAACAAAGATTAAGGATTGAATATGCAAAGGTGGAGACCTTTATAAACAGGTCTCAAGAAATTATGGCAAGGCTACAAAGTTTTATAGTAAGCCTTTCAGAAATGCAAGGAGGTAAACAATGA
- a CDS encoding redoxin domain-containing protein: protein MEVKVGQRVPNFEMEVYDPKTLSFGKISLEDFLRERKWVVLFFYPADFTFVCPTELADLAEYYEELQSMGVEVISVSTDTKYTHLAWQRTEKLLEKVRYLMGADPTGKISRLFGVYDENTGLALRGTFIINPDGVLVGSEINFYNVGRNAEELIRKMKANIYLMSHPDEACPAKWKEGEKTLKPSQELVGRVYEALKD from the coding sequence ATGGAAGTAAAGGTAGGACAAAGGGTCCCAAACTTTGAGATGGAGGTTTATGATCCCAAGACCCTAAGCTTTGGTAAAATTTCCCTTGAGGATTTTCTCAGGGAACGCAAATGGGTTGTGCTTTTCTTCTACCCGGCGGACTTTACCTTTGTATGCCCCACAGAGCTGGCGGACCTGGCAGAATACTATGAGGAGCTTCAAAGCATGGGAGTAGAAGTGATCTCCGTATCCACCGATACAAAATACACCCACTTAGCATGGCAGAGGACAGAAAAGCTTCTTGAAAAGGTTAGATACTTGATGGGCGCTGACCCAACCGGCAAGATTTCAAGGCTCTTTGGAGTTTATGATGAGAATACGGGCCTTGCTTTAAGAGGAACTTTTATAATCAATCCCGATGGCGTGCTTGTTGGCTCGGAGATAAACTTCTACAATGTGGGCAGGAATGCAGAGGAACTTATTAGGAAGATGAAGGCAAATATCTATCTTATGAGCCATCCAGACGAGGCTTGCCCTGCCAAGTGGAAGGAAGGAGAAAAGACGCTAAAGCCTTCTCAGGAGTTGGTAGGTAGGGTTTATGAGGCGCTAAAAGATTGA
- a CDS encoding flagellar protein FlaG translates to MVQKQAQEGALERMKREREESVHQSEAERRVNSQELQKLMEEIKRKFDMLSKYLRIDIDSELEIPVAKIIEKDTNRVIRQIPPEYLLDLMKKIDQLLGILLNKEA, encoded by the coding sequence ATGGTTCAAAAGCAGGCCCAAGAGGGTGCCCTTGAAAGGATGAAAAGAGAAAGGGAAGAAAGCGTCCATCAAAGCGAGGCAGAAAGAAGGGTAAACTCCCAAGAGCTACAAAAGCTAATGGAAGAGATCAAAAGGAAATTTGACATGCTAAGTAAGTACTTAAGGATAGATATAGACTCAGAGCTTGAAATACCTGTGGCAAAGATCATAGAAAAGGATACAAACAGGGTCATAAGGCAGATACCACCCGAATACCTCTTGGACCTGATGAAGAAAATAGACCAGCTGCTGGGTATACTTTTAAACAAGGAGGCCTAA
- a CDS encoding flagellin has product MALRVNFNFEAAASHTAIVKNERDMNKSLLRLSTGLRILNAADDSAGLFIADQLSVVSSGLEEGNKNIQTGLSALRIAESSAGQIFDRLNEIYKRTVRAANDINDPNARSSLQREIDNFIDAIKKIGTDTEYNGIKLLDGTFVQRYIHYGARKDQVLEVNISSVLPNDIGAYLAKGQGAIYNSGASAATDFSTQLGPTSNWLVDYGDYVDVAGIRALSHDGTQRFVDAATLAKNINSNKDLQALGIEAVAKNTNKADQAFTGFANFYTISGSASLTSVTLNFYIGNADAAGSATFTVTINSSITSVQQLADAINTQASGANAPISAKVVNNKLVLETNNGETIAVKVGIDGTIGTGASITIKLNQVLEGALNVTFDDTNKYAYYIDVGTIDIAGIDTYKLDYNGVSASNQGFNFNITSGSYATAKNLYAVNVLTNEKAEESMLIVKKALQRVDSVRAQIGAVMNNLQSIYDSQKVAQDNTREAENVIRNTDYAEEMTNFTKLQIKMQSSMAMLAQANQLPQLVLQLLR; this is encoded by the coding sequence ATGGCACTAAGAGTGAACTTTAACTTTGAGGCGGCAGCCTCACACACGGCCATAGTTAAGAATGAAAGGGACATGAACAAGTCCCTGCTTAGGCTGTCTACTGGTCTAAGGATTCTAAACGCAGCCGATGACTCCGCAGGACTATTCATTGCAGACCAGCTTTCTGTAGTAAGCTCTGGTCTAGAAGAAGGTAACAAGAACATTCAAACAGGACTCTCCGCTTTGAGGATAGCAGAAAGCTCAGCAGGTCAGATATTTGATAGGCTAAACGAGATCTACAAAAGGACAGTGCGTGCAGCAAACGACATCAACGACCCTAACGCAAGGTCAAGCCTACAAAGGGAAATAGACAACTTCATTGATGCCATCAAAAAGATAGGTACAGACACAGAATACAACGGCATAAAGCTACTTGATGGTACTTTTGTCCAAAGGTATATCCACTACGGAGCAAGAAAGGATCAAGTATTAGAGGTAAATATCAGCAGTGTTTTGCCAAACGACATAGGTGCTTACTTAGCCAAAGGCCAAGGAGCAATTTATAACAGTGGTGCATCAGCGGCAACCGATTTTTCTACTCAGCTTGGCCCTACATCCAACTGGCTTGTAGACTATGGCGATTATGTGGATGTAGCTGGTATAAGAGCTCTATCTCATGATGGCACACAAAGGTTTGTAGATGCAGCTACCCTTGCTAAGAATATCAACAGCAATAAAGACCTTCAGGCTCTTGGTATAGAAGCTGTGGCAAAGAATACCAACAAAGCAGACCAAGCCTTTACTGGTTTTGCTAACTTTTATACTATAAGTGGTAGCGCATCTCTTACTTCCGTAACCCTTAACTTTTACATAGGAAACGCTGACGCTGCTGGTTCTGCCACTTTTACTGTAACCATAAATAGTTCAATAACCAGTGTGCAACAGCTTGCAGATGCGATAAATACCCAAGCTTCTGGCGCAAATGCACCCATAAGTGCCAAGGTTGTGAACAATAAGCTTGTGCTGGAAACCAACAATGGAGAGACAATAGCAGTAAAAGTAGGAATAGATGGAACTATTGGTACTGGTGCTTCTATAACCATTAAACTCAATCAAGTACTGGAAGGCGCCCTTAATGTCACCTTTGATGATACAAACAAATACGCCTATTACATAGATGTGGGCACAATAGACATAGCTGGCATAGACACCTACAAGCTTGACTATAATGGGGTTTCAGCTTCAAACCAAGGCTTTAACTTTAACATCACCAGCGGAAGCTATGCCACTGCAAAGAACCTCTATGCGGTTAATGTGCTTACCAATGAAAAGGCAGAGGAATCTATGCTAATAGTCAAAAAGGCTCTCCAGCGTGTGGATTCAGTAAGGGCTCAGATAGGTGCAGTGATGAACAACCTCCAGTCCATATACGATTCCCAAAAGGTGGCGCAGGACAACACAAGGGAAGCTGAGAACGTCATAAGGAACACAGACTACGCAGAGGAGATGACCAACTTTACCAAGCTCCAGATAAAGATGCAGTCTTCTATGGCAATGCTTGCACAGGCAAACCAACTACCTCAGCTGGTACTACAACTCCTCAGGTAA
- the trxB gene encoding thioredoxin-disulfide reductase, protein MELTLDFHTDKVYDVIIIGAGPAGSSAAIYTARAGLSTLVLYRAEADGALGVTQQIENYPGIRGPISGYELLKLIREHAKAFGAEFVRGKVIATDLLGEIKKVYTIDGREFKGRAVIIASGAMERTNKYKGEEEFLGKGVSYCGVCDAAFFKDRPVAVIGEDDYALEETEFIARFASKIYLVVPSSKIKAPPEMVSEIQFNPKVEILLHHRVMEIVGSSLVEGLWVQNIATKEKKLLQVDGVFIFLGGNKPSVDFLMNQVEMTDGHCIVVNEEMMTSVPGVFAAGDVLCNNIKQAVIAAADGVKAALAVDKYLNKKAKITSQW, encoded by the coding sequence ATGGAGCTAACTTTGGATTTTCATACGGATAAGGTTTATGATGTGATAATAATAGGTGCTGGTCCTGCTGGTTCTTCTGCGGCCATATACACTGCAAGGGCTGGGCTTTCTACACTGGTGCTATACAGGGCGGAGGCCGATGGTGCCTTGGGCGTGACACAGCAGATAGAAAACTATCCAGGTATAAGAGGCCCCATTTCTGGCTATGAGCTTTTAAAACTAATAAGAGAACATGCAAAGGCCTTTGGAGCTGAGTTTGTAAGGGGTAAAGTAATAGCCACAGACCTTTTGGGAGAGATAAAGAAAGTTTATACCATAGACGGAAGAGAATTTAAAGGAAGAGCTGTAATAATAGCTTCCGGTGCAATGGAGAGGACTAATAAGTACAAAGGTGAAGAAGAATTTTTGGGCAAGGGTGTTTCTTACTGCGGAGTGTGTGATGCAGCCTTTTTCAAAGATAGGCCTGTGGCCGTTATCGGTGAGGACGATTATGCCCTTGAAGAGACAGAGTTCATTGCACGTTTTGCCAGTAAGATATATTTGGTTGTGCCTTCCAGCAAAATAAAAGCTCCACCTGAAATGGTTTCTGAAATCCAATTTAATCCAAAGGTTGAAATTCTATTGCATCATAGAGTTATGGAAATAGTAGGAAGCTCCCTTGTGGAAGGTTTATGGGTTCAAAATATCGCCACAAAAGAAAAGAAGCTCCTTCAAGTGGATGGTGTTTTTATATTCTTGGGCGGTAATAAGCCTTCGGTAGATTTCCTAATGAACCAAGTAGAAATGACAGACGGGCATTGTATAGTGGTTAATGAGGAAATGATGACCTCTGTGCCGGGGGTTTTTGCTGCTGGGGATGTGCTTTGCAACAATATAAAACAGGCCGTTATAGCCGCTGCGGATGGTGTAAAAGCTGCTCTTGCGGTGGACAAATATCTTAACAAGAAGGCAAAAATTACATCCCAATGGTAG
- a CDS encoding GGDEF domain-containing protein: MKRNMVIKVLLVISSAFLVILFTALYAFRSQGLEEAKQRAYMISELVRDTLTSYMIMGVMDRRDEFLGRIKEIKGVEEIRVVRGRAVVEQFGAGSKFEMPRDEIEKAVLESGKPMEVLDESLRSVKYRIVIPYKAEPIKGINCLECHKAKPGETLGAISLTMDLSHIKEKSLHIFLLTTTVFLLAFLGIFFFFNSFITKVSNFIKEIELTMRSASEGNFKTEIKTDLGYETRSLKESIEQSFYNLQNTLTSIEEKVRTMIGYGVIKTGNVLSDTSKIVDELLNIYKFKRVIEKDKSKKEVYERLREVLEDYMSLENFSIYEVDQNKNKISPVYVKGAKYWCNEVIFENAEECRAERTGMDVDSREFPCVCPNFIDNDVCKQGKMHYYCIPVYVGGMVGNVVQIVYEPEMEPFINLIIPYIKGYLNEASPVLEARTYMDMLREQSLRDQLTGLYNRRFLDETIDKIAAQIKRRGTTLGILMVDIDYFKEVNDTYGHDMGDKVLKEIAKVLVKSVREADLVIRFGGEEFLVLLMDVQSGKSVEIAEKIRKAVESHTIESFGVVLRKTVSIGVSEFPEDSEKIWQCIKYADVALYKAKEMGRNRVVRFRPEFWTENNY, encoded by the coding sequence ATGAAAAGGAATATGGTCATCAAGGTCCTGCTGGTTATAAGTTCAGCCTTCCTCGTTATCCTTTTTACAGCTCTTTACGCCTTTAGGTCCCAAGGGTTAGAAGAGGCAAAACAAAGGGCTTACATGATATCCGAGCTTGTAAGGGACACCCTTACCTCATACATGATAATGGGCGTGATGGATAGAAGGGATGAATTCCTTGGTAGGATAAAAGAGATAAAGGGTGTGGAAGAGATAAGGGTGGTAAGGGGCAGGGCGGTGGTTGAACAGTTTGGTGCTGGCTCAAAGTTTGAAATGCCAAGAGATGAGATAGAGAAGGCTGTGTTAGAAAGTGGAAAACCAATGGAAGTTTTGGATGAATCTTTAAGAAGTGTAAAATACAGGATAGTTATACCTTATAAGGCAGAGCCTATAAAAGGGATAAACTGCCTTGAATGCCATAAGGCTAAACCTGGGGAAACCCTTGGGGCTATTAGTCTTACCATGGACCTTTCTCATATAAAAGAAAAGTCATTACATATATTTTTATTGACTACTACAGTATTTTTACTTGCCTTTTTAGGCATTTTCTTTTTCTTTAACTCCTTTATTACAAAGGTAAGCAATTTTATTAAAGAAATTGAACTTACAATGAGGTCTGCAAGTGAAGGAAACTTTAAAACTGAAATAAAAACAGACCTGGGCTATGAAACACGTTCTTTGAAAGAAAGCATAGAACAATCCTTTTACAATCTCCAAAACACGCTTACATCTATAGAAGAAAAAGTTAGGACAATGATAGGATACGGTGTTATAAAAACTGGAAACGTACTTTCAGATACTTCAAAAATAGTAGATGAATTGCTCAATATATACAAATTTAAAAGAGTTATTGAAAAGGATAAAAGTAAAAAAGAAGTTTATGAAAGGTTAAGAGAAGTTCTTGAAGATTATATGAGTTTAGAAAACTTCTCCATATACGAAGTGGACCAGAACAAAAACAAAATATCCCCAGTTTATGTGAAAGGAGCCAAATATTGGTGCAATGAAGTTATTTTTGAAAATGCAGAAGAGTGTAGAGCGGAAAGGACTGGTATGGACGTAGATTCTAGAGAGTTTCCATGTGTATGTCCAAACTTTATAGACAACGATGTATGTAAACAGGGGAAGATGCACTATTATTGCATACCCGTTTATGTGGGCGGGATGGTAGGAAACGTGGTGCAGATAGTTTATGAACCGGAAATGGAGCCATTTATAAACCTTATAATCCCTTACATAAAGGGATACCTCAACGAGGCCTCGCCAGTCCTTGAAGCAAGGACTTACATGGATATGTTGAGGGAACAGTCCCTTAGGGACCAGCTTACAGGCCTGTATAACAGAAGGTTCCTTGATGAGACCATTGACAAGATAGCGGCCCAGATAAAAAGAAGGGGAACCACCCTTGGAATCCTTATGGTGGATATAGACTATTTTAAGGAGGTTAACGACACTTACGGGCATGATATGGGAGATAAGGTTTTAAAAGAAATAGCTAAGGTTTTGGTAAAATCTGTGAGAGAGGCCGATCTGGTTATAAGGTTTGGAGGGGAGGAGTTTTTGGTGCTTTTGATGGATGTGCAAAGCGGAAAGTCCGTAGAAATAGCGGAAAAGATAAGAAAAGCTGTAGAAAGCCATACCATAGAATCTTTTGGAGTTGTGCTTAGAAAAACTGTAAGCATAGGGGTTTCCGAGTTCCCAGAAGATAGCGAAAAAATATGGCAATGCATAAAGTATGCAGACGTAGCACTTTATAAGGCTAAGGAGATGGGTAGAAATAGGGTGGTTCGCTTCAGGCCAGAGTTTTGGACAGAGAATAACTACTAA